The Novipirellula artificiosorum genome includes a window with the following:
- the coaD gene encoding pantetheine-phosphate adenylyltransferase, translating to MSPPRAAIYTGSFDPITLGHLHIINRAAKLFDALIIGIGINEGKRPLFETSERVSLVQTVTTHLDNVRVEVFDGLAVDFVRQMDARIMVRGIRPLTDTAGEFTMMMANHQLDPGIETVFLMADERFTHVSSSLLKQIASMSDDDSQLAKFVPPQVIPALRNQMGRCD from the coding sequence ATGTCGCCACCTCGCGCTGCCATCTACACCGGTTCATTCGATCCGATCACGCTCGGTCATCTGCATATCATCAATCGGGCAGCCAAACTGTTCGACGCGTTGATCATCGGCATCGGGATCAACGAAGGCAAACGCCCCCTGTTTGAAACGTCCGAGCGAGTTTCGCTTGTGCAAACGGTGACCACCCATCTCGACAACGTTCGCGTGGAAGTGTTCGATGGTCTGGCCGTCGATTTCGTCCGCCAGATGGACGCTCGGATCATGGTTCGTGGGATCCGGCCCCTGACCGACACGGCGGGTGAGTTTACGATGATGATGGCCAACCACCAACTCGACCCAGGCATCGAAACGGTGTTCTTGATGGCTGATGAACGGTTCACGCACGTTAGCAGTTCGCTGCTGAAGCAGATTGCCTCGATGAGCGATGATGATTCTCAGTTGGCCAAATTCGTTCCGCCCCAAGTCATTCCCGCACTTCGAAACCAGATGGGCCGGTGCGACTGA
- a CDS encoding carbon storage regulator produces MLVLTRKLNEKIQIGENITITLIRVDGGKVRLGIDAPRDVRVLRAELEALAPSSSESAIQKGDSKFTVKDLHEAELLNEAMQIGEREEAFAHPVDLPNVSSARTARQSIAAAKVNRLGNLAEPRVFMSRLRTNDTVNTNDTVKPRAGAPLAAFLR; encoded by the coding sequence ATGTTGGTTTTGACACGAAAACTGAACGAAAAGATTCAAATCGGTGAGAATATCACGATCACGTTGATCCGCGTCGATGGGGGAAAGGTTCGCTTGGGAATCGATGCACCACGAGACGTCCGCGTCTTGCGAGCCGAATTGGAAGCTTTGGCCCCGTCCTCATCCGAGAGCGCGATCCAAAAGGGCGATTCCAAGTTCACCGTAAAAGATCTGCACGAAGCGGAATTGTTGAACGAGGCCATGCAAATCGGCGAGCGTGAAGAAGCGTTCGCTCATCCCGTCGACTTGCCGAACGTAAGCTCCGCTCGGACGGCTCGCCAGAGCATTGCGGCAGCAAAGGTCAATCGACTCGGAAATCTTGCCGAACCTCGCGTCTTTATGTCTCGCCTCCGCACCAACGACACCGTGAACACCAACGACACCGTGAAGCCGAGGGCCGGTGCTCCCTTAGCTGCATTCCTGCGTTAG
- the fucP gene encoding L-fucose:H+ symporter permease — METPYQPPTDTDSPDSGQDPSADSLKAAEDHTRVVPKQYLTAFILVTSLFALWGFANDFTNPLVRAFKEIFLISNFESSLVQFAFYGGYATMAIPAALLIRKFSYKAGIITGLALYSIGALISIPASLQMSFGMFLVGFYILTFGLAFLETTANPFVLSMGSPVTATRRLNLAQAFNPIGSLTGMIVASQFILPALQTESFKAAEAAQHPEYATMRPSEVDGLMIESLESFRDNEPEKHAEMQTHDLSVVRIPYVVIALVVLAVMATFLISKMPDTGSGHEQISLGALVQRLTTGRYLGGVAAQSFYVGAQIMCWTFIVHYGMTLLGLTAAEAQRYNIVAMVIFLVSRFACTAILQYLRPGLLLGVLAIGGMLLTGGAILLQGYTGLYCLIGVSACMSLMFPTIYGLALHGLNPEDAKLASAGLIFAIVGGALMPPLQGSIIDGSDITLGGTLLESVRVSFVLPLICFVVVAVYGFAMSRQASAAS; from the coding sequence ATGGAAACACCGTATCAACCGCCCACGGATACCGATTCTCCCGATTCCGGTCAGGATCCGTCGGCTGATTCGCTCAAAGCCGCCGAGGATCACACTCGAGTCGTTCCCAAGCAGTATTTGACGGCGTTCATTTTGGTGACGTCGCTATTTGCGCTTTGGGGATTTGCCAACGACTTTACCAACCCGTTGGTGCGAGCCTTCAAAGAGATCTTTTTGATCAGCAATTTTGAGAGCTCCTTGGTCCAGTTTGCCTTTTACGGCGGATACGCCACGATGGCGATCCCCGCCGCGTTGTTGATCCGAAAATTTTCATACAAAGCCGGCATCATAACGGGCTTAGCGTTGTATTCGATCGGAGCCTTGATCTCGATTCCCGCCAGTTTGCAGATGTCGTTTGGCATGTTCTTGGTTGGCTTCTACATTTTGACGTTCGGCCTCGCCTTTTTGGAGACCACCGCAAACCCGTTTGTCTTGTCGATGGGCAGTCCCGTGACCGCCACACGTCGATTAAATTTGGCTCAAGCGTTCAATCCAATTGGCTCGTTGACGGGGATGATTGTCGCGAGTCAGTTCATTTTGCCTGCGTTGCAAACCGAATCGTTCAAGGCGGCCGAGGCCGCCCAACATCCGGAGTACGCCACGATGCGTCCATCGGAAGTGGACGGTTTGATGATCGAATCGCTCGAATCGTTTCGTGACAACGAACCCGAAAAGCATGCCGAGATGCAGACCCACGATTTATCGGTGGTCCGAATACCTTATGTCGTGATTGCACTGGTGGTGTTGGCCGTGATGGCAACCTTCTTGATTTCAAAGATGCCCGACACTGGCAGTGGCCATGAACAGATCTCTCTCGGGGCCTTGGTCCAGCGATTGACGACGGGCCGCTACCTCGGTGGTGTTGCGGCGCAGTCCTTTTACGTGGGGGCCCAAATCATGTGTTGGACGTTTATCGTTCATTACGGGATGACCCTGCTGGGACTCACCGCTGCCGAGGCACAGCGGTACAACATTGTGGCCATGGTGATTTTCTTAGTCAGTCGGTTTGCTTGTACGGCGATCCTTCAATACTTACGGCCGGGATTGCTGCTGGGCGTTCTAGCGATCGGTGGCATGTTGCTCACGGGCGGTGCGATTTTGTTGCAGGGTTACACCGGACTGTATTGTTTGATCGGCGTGTCGGCATGCATGTCGTTGATGTTCCCAACGATCTACGGATTGGCACTTCATGGATTGAACCCAGAAGACGCAAAATTGGCTTCGGCCGGGTTGATCTTTGCAATCGTTGGCGGGGCATTGATGCCGCCGCTACAAGGTTCGATCATTGACGGATCGGACATCACGCTTGGCGGCACGCTGCTTGAATCTGTTCGCGTCTCATTCGTGTTGCCGCTCATTTGCTTCGTCGTTGTCGCGGTATACGGGTTCGCGATGAGTCGGCAGGCGTCGGCGGCAAGCTAG
- a CDS encoding NAD(P)/FAD-dependent oxidoreductase: MGDSIEKTVIIGSGPAGWSAAIYAARANLTPVVYEGTVRPEMIPLGQLAFTTEVENYAGFPAGNVRAFVESAVDKDRHWNLPMAPAGHEKDGAPHYAVQGVELMELMKQQALNFGTRVVGDDIVSVDFSDDVHVLTTLSGETVKAHTVIIATGARANYMGLESEEKYKNKGVSACAVCDGALPIYRGKPLAVVGGGDSAVEEATYLANLKDAATIYMIIRRDQMRASQVMQDRALNHPKIEVLWNTVVDEVLGDEKMVNGLRLKSTADGSKRELAVGGMFVAIGHTPNTAFLDGAVAMNEAGYIQWSKSFRTNTSVKGVFAAGDVADDYYRQAITSAGTGCMAALDAERYLAEREA; encoded by the coding sequence GTGGGCGATTCAATCGAAAAAACAGTCATCATCGGTAGTGGTCCCGCAGGCTGGTCGGCAGCCATCTACGCTGCCCGCGCGAATCTGACCCCCGTCGTTTACGAAGGCACCGTGCGGCCCGAAATGATCCCGCTCGGGCAATTGGCGTTCACGACCGAAGTCGAAAACTATGCCGGTTTTCCTGCGGGCAATGTTCGAGCCTTCGTGGAATCCGCGGTTGACAAGGATCGTCACTGGAACTTGCCCATGGCGCCAGCGGGACATGAAAAAGATGGCGCCCCGCACTATGCGGTCCAAGGGGTCGAATTAATGGAGCTGATGAAACAACAAGCACTGAACTTCGGCACACGAGTGGTGGGGGATGACATCGTTAGCGTCGATTTTTCGGATGACGTCCATGTTTTAACGACCCTCAGCGGTGAGACCGTCAAAGCACACACCGTGATCATCGCGACCGGCGCAAGAGCCAACTACATGGGGCTCGAGAGCGAAGAGAAGTACAAGAACAAAGGCGTCAGCGCTTGCGCGGTATGCGACGGAGCACTGCCGATTTACCGAGGCAAACCCTTGGCCGTCGTCGGTGGAGGTGACTCGGCCGTGGAAGAGGCGACGTATTTGGCAAATCTAAAAGATGCTGCGACCATTTACATGATCATTCGTCGTGACCAGATGCGTGCCTCTCAAGTCATGCAAGACCGCGCGCTGAACCATCCGAAGATTGAAGTACTTTGGAATACCGTCGTCGACGAAGTCCTCGGGGATGAGAAGATGGTGAACGGCTTGCGATTGAAGAGCACAGCGGATGGCTCCAAGCGAGAATTGGCGGTCGGTGGCATGTTTGTTGCCATCGGACACACACCGAACACGGCGTTCCTCGATGGGGCGGTTGCGATGAACGAGGCGGGCTACATCCAGTGGTCGAAATCGTTCCGCACTAACACAAGCGTGAAGGGAGTTTTCGCCGCGGGGGACGTCGCGGACGACTACTATCGCCAAGCAATCACTTCGGCTGGAACCGGATGCATGGCGGCGCTCGATGCTGAACGCTACTTGGCAGAACGAGAAGCCTAG
- a CDS encoding Gfo/Idh/MocA family oxidoreductase — MISGRAVGDQANAPANDKITLATIGNGKMMGGSHLPHFVNMPEIQVVAVCDVDTNRRDEAKRIVDQAYGNGDCETYVDYHDILARDDIDAVAIGTPGHWHV; from the coding sequence GTGATTTCAGGTCGAGCTGTGGGGGACCAGGCCAACGCTCCGGCGAACGACAAGATTACGTTGGCAACGATCGGTAACGGCAAAATGATGGGGGGATCTCATTTGCCGCACTTCGTCAACATGCCGGAGATCCAAGTGGTCGCGGTTTGTGATGTCGACACCAACCGACGCGATGAAGCAAAGCGGATTGTTGACCAAGCTTATGGCAACGGTGACTGCGAAACCTACGTCGATTACCACGACATCCTCGCCCGTGACGACATCGATGCCGTCGCGATCGGCACGCCGGGTCATTGGCATGTTTAA
- a CDS encoding penicillin-binding protein activator LpoB, producing MTKFAAYAASLIAICSFAFAAGCAGRQYSHILRQDDVDMVGSHAAGAATWNPLVDESVAKLLGRCPPAIQAVGFDMSGQVPGQLAGHIGAEGQVGSALAAGPATVCFIGIENKSAEELIDFKDQLYERVDSQINSAETFRCISRRMVDAALLETRLRPDSLFLPENRQIFAAALGRAGTPVDYLLYATITSGTTDRNSSSQRDYVLTLEMVNLNTGDFLKESAKIRKGYSKARTGKWWNYGPFGQADG from the coding sequence ATGACCAAGTTTGCCGCCTACGCTGCCAGCCTTATCGCGATTTGCTCCTTCGCCTTCGCCGCAGGGTGCGCAGGACGACAATACTCACACATTTTGAGGCAAGACGACGTCGATATGGTCGGCAGCCATGCAGCGGGAGCCGCGACTTGGAACCCCTTGGTTGACGAGTCGGTCGCCAAGTTGCTCGGCCGTTGCCCTCCTGCGATCCAGGCGGTTGGATTTGACATGTCGGGGCAGGTTCCCGGCCAGTTGGCTGGCCATATCGGGGCCGAGGGACAAGTCGGATCCGCTTTAGCGGCGGGGCCTGCGACCGTATGCTTCATAGGCATTGAAAACAAGAGTGCCGAAGAGCTGATCGATTTCAAGGACCAACTGTACGAACGGGTCGATTCGCAGATCAATTCGGCTGAAACGTTCCGTTGCATTAGCCGCCGGATGGTCGATGCGGCACTGCTTGAGACTCGGCTTCGCCCCGATTCGCTTTTTCTGCCTGAGAATCGACAGATTTTTGCCGCCGCGCTCGGCAGAGCGGGCACGCCCGTCGACTATTTGCTCTACGCGACGATCACCAGTGGCACCACAGACCGGAACAGCAGTAGCCAGCGGGACTATGTTTTGACGCTTGAGATGGTGAACCTCAACACGGGCGACTTCCTGAAGGAATCGGCCAAGATCCGTAAAGGCTACTCGAAAGCTCGCACTGGAAAATGGTGGAATTACGGGCCCTTCGGCCAAGCAGATGGTTGA
- a CDS encoding SDR family NAD(P)-dependent oxidoreductase, whose protein sequence is MYQKHYLIVGGSHGIGFGIVQRLLSQGAAVTIVSRTRGRLDELDADTTSSIHHVAADVTGDQIDTFPLPDRLDGLAYCPGSINLSPLRMTKPELLRSDFEVNVVGAVRVMQRAAASLKAADLSSIVLFSTVAVGTGLAMHTSVAAAKGALEGVARSWAAELAPKTRVNCIAPALTDTPLSERLLSSEAKRSSMAKLYPLGRVGTIDDIASMAVFLLGEASSWITGQVIAVDGGLSRVKSM, encoded by the coding sequence ATGTATCAGAAACACTACTTGATCGTTGGCGGCAGTCATGGCATCGGCTTCGGTATCGTCCAACGACTGCTAAGTCAAGGAGCTGCCGTGACCATCGTCTCACGGACTCGCGGGCGGCTTGACGAACTCGATGCAGACACCACTTCGAGCATCCACCACGTAGCGGCAGACGTGACGGGTGACCAGATCGATACGTTCCCCCTACCCGATCGGCTCGATGGACTGGCGTATTGCCCGGGCTCGATCAACTTGTCGCCGCTCCGGATGACGAAGCCAGAGCTGCTGCGCAGCGATTTTGAAGTAAACGTGGTCGGCGCGGTTCGCGTAATGCAACGAGCGGCGGCTTCCCTCAAAGCGGCGGATCTGTCGAGCATCGTTTTGTTTAGCACGGTGGCGGTTGGCACCGGGTTGGCGATGCACACCTCGGTCGCTGCCGCGAAGGGAGCTCTCGAAGGGGTCGCCCGTAGCTGGGCTGCAGAACTTGCTCCCAAAACTCGAGTCAATTGCATCGCTCCTGCTTTGACCGACACGCCGCTCAGCGAACGGTTGCTCTCAAGCGAGGCAAAACGAAGCTCGATGGCCAAGCTGTACCCGCTCGGCCGCGTCGGCACCATCGACGATATCGCCTCGATGGCGGTCTTTCTGCTTGGCGAAGCGAGCAGCTGGATCACGGGACAGGTCATTGCTGTCGACGGTGGTCTGTCTCGCGTGAAATCGATGTAA
- a CDS encoding carbon starvation CstA family protein — protein MSTLVVAFASLVGFIVAYHTYGRWLARRLFGLRKDAVVPSHELRDDIDFVPTRRSVIFGHHFTSIAGTGPIVGPALAVFWGWLPALLWVVFGSILIGGVHDMAALVISLRNRGQTIGEVAGRLISPRAKVLFLSVLALALSVVLAIFGLVIAIIFAIYPESVLSVWIAMPVAIGIGIWVYKKNGHLLIPSLMGLLILYAAVYCGAYVWPIELPANEGGFFTPVVVWTLVLLVYAFLASVLPVWLLLQPRDYINSHQLYVALALLVIGLTLASFSGQADLIASAPAIAKPENVPADAPPILPFLFITIACGACSGFHCLVSSGTTSKQIDCETDAQAVGYGAMLLEGALAVLVILACCAGVGMGPVERTTVEGVGQYSNVVAADGTALTGSAAWRTYYRTTKADGTPGGWKDHKLPQKLAAFIDGGANFLSVIGLPLKFAIAIMAVLVACFAATTLDTATRLQRYVLQELGNSLHIKPLTNRFVATGVAVGVAAAIALGVGDKPGTGGMVLWPLFGATNQLLAGLALMVAVFYLVRRSKPFAFVAIPMAIMLVMPAWAMTYDLVYNWIPDRNWTLIVFGIGILALQAWMVVEGALMWRNSQGVLEPPIRGFPAEPSS, from the coding sequence ATGAGCACTTTGGTTGTCGCGTTTGCATCGCTCGTCGGTTTTATCGTCGCTTACCATACCTACGGGCGATGGCTTGCACGCCGGTTGTTCGGGCTCCGCAAAGATGCAGTCGTTCCGAGCCATGAATTGCGTGACGACATTGACTTTGTCCCTACGCGTCGGTCGGTCATTTTTGGGCATCATTTCACCAGCATTGCGGGGACGGGGCCGATTGTGGGGCCTGCGTTAGCGGTCTTTTGGGGCTGGTTGCCGGCGCTGCTTTGGGTGGTTTTTGGTTCCATTTTGATTGGCGGCGTGCATGACATGGCAGCATTGGTGATTTCGCTGCGGAATCGTGGTCAAACGATCGGCGAAGTGGCGGGGCGGCTGATCTCCCCGCGAGCGAAGGTACTTTTCTTAAGTGTCTTGGCGCTTGCCTTGTCGGTCGTGCTCGCGATCTTTGGACTCGTCATTGCGATTATCTTTGCGATCTACCCCGAATCGGTCCTTAGCGTCTGGATCGCAATGCCGGTGGCGATCGGTATCGGGATTTGGGTCTACAAGAAAAACGGCCACTTGCTTATCCCCAGCTTGATGGGCTTGCTTATTTTGTACGCAGCCGTCTACTGCGGAGCCTATGTTTGGCCGATTGAACTGCCGGCGAACGAGGGTGGATTTTTCACTCCCGTGGTGGTTTGGACGTTGGTGTTGTTGGTCTACGCTTTCTTGGCTTCGGTGTTGCCAGTGTGGCTGTTGCTACAACCACGTGATTACATCAATAGTCACCAACTCTACGTTGCGCTGGCACTTTTGGTGATCGGTTTGACGCTTGCATCCTTTTCGGGCCAAGCCGACTTGATCGCATCGGCTCCCGCGATTGCAAAACCGGAAAATGTGCCTGCTGATGCGCCGCCGATCTTACCGTTCCTGTTCATCACGATCGCGTGTGGCGCTTGCAGCGGTTTTCATTGCTTGGTCAGCAGCGGTACGACCAGCAAGCAGATTGATTGTGAAACCGACGCGCAAGCGGTGGGCTACGGGGCGATGCTGCTCGAAGGCGCCTTGGCCGTGTTGGTGATTCTTGCGTGTTGCGCTGGCGTTGGGATGGGGCCTGTCGAACGAACGACCGTAGAGGGTGTCGGTCAATACTCCAACGTCGTTGCCGCGGATGGAACCGCGCTGACCGGGTCCGCTGCCTGGCGGACCTACTACCGGACCACCAAGGCGGACGGAACGCCCGGCGGATGGAAGGATCACAAGTTGCCGCAGAAGTTGGCGGCCTTCATCGACGGCGGAGCAAACTTCCTGTCCGTGATCGGTCTGCCGCTGAAGTTCGCCATCGCCATCATGGCGGTTTTGGTCGCCTGTTTCGCTGCGACCACCCTGGACACCGCGACGCGTTTGCAACGCTATGTACTGCAGGAATTGGGCAACAGCCTTCACATCAAGCCGCTGACCAATCGATTCGTCGCGACCGGAGTTGCGGTAGGAGTCGCCGCAGCCATCGCCCTCGGCGTGGGGGACAAGCCGGGCACCGGGGGGATGGTGCTGTGGCCACTGTTCGGAGCGACCAACCAATTGCTTGCTGGCTTGGCCTTGATGGTCGCCGTGTTCTACTTGGTTCGGCGCAGCAAACCCTTCGCGTTTGTCGCCATCCCGATGGCCATCATGCTGGTGATGCCCGCTTGGGCGATGACCTACGACTTGGTCTACAACTGGATCCCCGACCGCAATTGGACACTGATTGTGTTCGGGATAGGAATCTTGGCATTGCAAGCATGGATGGTCGTCGAAGGCGCGCTGATGTGGCGTAACAGCCAAGGGGTGCTTGAGCCCCCGATTCGAGGATTTCCGGCAGAACCGTCCAGCTAG
- a CDS encoding rhodanese-like domain-containing protein, with the protein MKRILILSAAIVMVTLGIKNTSEAQLGSFFAKKPAVPEISAPQLRKMLTDQAATQKTDDQQQAIATEPSFVLVDVRSEPEYRVSVIPGAIPASEFEKDPAKYKGRTVITYCTSGYRSEKYARKLIDEGWDARNFKGSILGWCAAKYPLETLDRKPTQRVNTYNSRNRVPEQYEAVW; encoded by the coding sequence ATGAAACGAATCCTGATCCTTTCCGCGGCCATCGTGATGGTCACCCTGGGAATCAAAAACACGAGTGAGGCTCAATTGGGGAGTTTTTTCGCGAAGAAGCCAGCAGTCCCAGAAATCTCCGCTCCGCAACTCCGTAAGATGTTGACCGATCAAGCCGCGACGCAGAAAACGGACGATCAGCAGCAGGCAATCGCAACGGAGCCCTCGTTCGTGCTGGTCGATGTCCGTAGCGAACCGGAATACCGCGTCTCGGTGATTCCTGGTGCGATTCCGGCGAGTGAATTTGAAAAGGACCCAGCGAAATACAAGGGCCGCACGGTGATCACCTACTGCACATCTGGATACCGAAGTGAGAAGTACGCTCGGAAATTGATCGACGAAGGTTGGGATGCCAGGAATTTCAAGGGCAGCATCCTTGGATGGTGCGCTGCAAAGTACCCGCTGGAAACGCTCGATCGCAAACCGACGCAACGGGTCAACACTTATAACTCGCGCAATCGGGTGCCCGAACAGTACGAGGCGGTTTGGTAG